The region TTTCCATGGTTTTGTCTGCAATAGGATATTCAAATTTAGTGTTTGTGGTTAAGGATAGGGCAAATTGGCTAGTGTCCGTGTACTGCCAGCGGAACACGCGCGCCCGTATAGGGCACCAAATTAGATGCTTTGAGGCCTCACTTTTGCTAGAGAGAAAAAAAACCTACATCGACCGTGCAGCGCAGCACAACACACCGGCAGCAGATACGGTCGATAGCGGCAATAGGTGAGCGGGGCGGCCCacccccctgaaaatcaggggggggagGTTTGTGATTGGTTGTTAGATGGAAGGAGCGTGTAAAAGCGTGCAAGTCTTTGTATGTCTAGCATTTTTGGGTCGATAGAAACCGCTGGTAGGATGCAAGCACCCTTCATGTCACATACTCCGTAACTAGGCTGGATGACGAGTGAGCTGCGAGCATGTGCAGCAGGCGCCACCACCTCCTTCCCTTCTCTTATCAAGTTTCCAAATCGGTGAAAGCGCCTAGGACGACCGGCGCGGCAAAGGTGTTAGCACACATTTGTAGAAGAGAAACGCCATTGGATCAAGGCAAGGGGAGGTGGTAGTGGGATGCATCAAATGCCATTCCTACTTCTCTGCCTACCTACCAGTGTACGCCACACACCACACCAATCGGATCATTCGTCCCGTTCGAGGGCTCTCTCACGGCGGCGCCGCGCGCATGGCTCTAGGCAGCAGGCTGGAGCTCCTCGTCGTCCTCTCAAGATGCGGCAGCTTGATACTCgctggcacggcggcggcggccatccCCAGCGTGGCCAGCCTACCGTTCCGGGCCAAGCAGTTGAGTCCGGCGCTTAATTTGCTCCATGTTTTCTATATTTTGCATTTTGAGGATGTATTCTTCTGTCCCTTGCCCTGCTAGCCCGGTCATGTACTGGTTGCGCTCTCGTTGTTCAGGTTCATGTGGCACACTCTGTCCTTCGGAGGCATCCTGTGGGGTGCGGCGCTGCTGCTATTCCAGTTCTTCTGGCTGTGTTTCGACGACTTCGAGCCGGGAAGTGTCGCGCTCCTGGTGCTGATCGCCGTCGACTGGGGCGTCGCGTGCCTCAACGCCGGCTCGGCGTGCGCCGCCCTTGCCGCCAACCACTAGGCCATCCAGCACCAGTACAAGGCCTGTGACCCGGGGTTCCCCGTCTGCGAGCGGTGCCTTACTGTCGCCGCCATGGTGTGTACTGCCGGGGCTCTCGCCGCGGTGTCGGCCCTCGGCATGCTCCGGATCCACAGGTCCCGCTTTGCCCCGGCTCAGGCGCCctagtcccctgcctcatgttcttGTCAACGCTTAGATTAGAGCCACCCATGGAAGTTCTGGCGTTAGGGTTAGACATTTAATTAGCAGACGTTTGTTCTTTTGAATTTGACGTGGTTGACTTCTGTTGCCTGTAAGAATGCGTTATGGAGATCAAATCAATCTGGGTGTCGAACACATGCGGCACTCACTCTTAAATCTTAATGTGGCACCGAAAGCAGACCCAAATCTTCTCCACCACTCGCCTCAGACATCCTCGCCGGTGCCGCACCGTCAGTGGCGTTGCGATGGCGTGCGGCGAGATGGCGTTCACGCGCGCCCGGTCACGTGCACCGCGGCGTAGACACTGGCCTTCGAGATCGCGTAGGCGAGATCGCGCATTGCGGATGATGCTGCCGCTTCGGCGGCTCGGCGCCGTGCCGCTCTACGTCGAGGTCGACGGCTGCGGCGATCTGCGCCTGCTCTCCTCCCTGCATAATACAAGCACGGACAGAAATCATTCGGAGTGCTCTACTGTGCTACAAAAGCAGAGTCTCATATTACGTACCTGAGCACGAGTTGCACCGCGACGATGACGTGCGGCGGTATTGCAAAGAGCATCTCACCTGCGCGTGCGAAAAAAAAAGTGTTTTTAGCGCGCGGGCCGGTTCGGCGCGCTCCAGCAAGCGTGGAAAATCCGGCGCGAAAAAAAAACTGCACGCGCGTGAAAAAACGGCGACGCGCACggcagttttggcgcgcggcgtcggaCGCGCTCTATAAAATCCACGCGCGCGAGCCCACCAACCGTCGCCTCTCTTCCTCTTCTCCTCGTTTCTGGTGCCTTACCGCCGCCACGACCTTGGTCCTCGCCCCCAGCG is a window of Triticum dicoccoides isolate Atlit2015 ecotype Zavitan chromosome 2B, WEW_v2.0, whole genome shotgun sequence DNA encoding:
- the LOC119367367 gene encoding uncharacterized protein LOC119367367 produces the protein MALGSRLELLVVLSRCGSLILAGTAAAAIPSVASLPFRAKQFMWHTLSFGGILWGAALLLFQFFWLCFDDFEPGSVALLVLIAVDWGVACLNAGSACAALAANH